In Procambarus clarkii isolate CNS0578487 chromosome 5, FALCON_Pclarkii_2.0, whole genome shotgun sequence, the following are encoded in one genomic region:
- the LOC138351905 gene encoding zinc finger protein 98-like → METHQCPQCEKVFSRLGNMRRHLLVHSGVKPYECPECGKVFTHLGDMKRHLLVHSCVKPRECPECGKVFTHLGDMNRHLLVHSGVKPHECPDCGKRFSRLGSMKTHRMVHADEKPFHCGECGKQFRKRGNIITHMLVHSGEKPHECPECGKRFRTLSHVKTHMLVHTCDKSHECPQCGKVFIRLEYMNRHLLVHSGVKPHECPDCGQKFSQLGHMKTHIQVVGVTYGYDTLLGRLDTQFLVSFILVVLDTAVSSTLRQSLEQSRELNVAGVVGLYVGERCSSMRY, encoded by the exons atggagactcaccagtgtccacagtgtgagAAGGTATTCAGTCGCCTTGGAAATATGAGGAGGcacttgttagtgcattcaggtgtcaaaccttatgagtgtccagaatgtgggaaggtattcactcATCTTGGAGATATGAAGCGGCACTTGTTAGTGCATTCATGTGTCAAACCtcgtgagtgtccagagtgtgggaaggtattcactcATCTTGGAGATATGAATCGGcacttgttagtgcattcaggtgtgaaacctcatgagtgtccagattgtgggaaaagattcagtcggcTTGGATCTATGAAGACTcataggatggtgcatgcggatgaaaaACCTtttcactgtggtgagtgtggcaaACAATTTAGAaaacgtggaaatataataacgcatatgttagtgcattcaggggaGAAGCCTCATGAGTGTccggagtgtgggaagagattcaggaccctttcacatgtgaagactcacatgttagtacatacgTGTGACAAATCTCATGAGTGCCcacagtgtgggaaggtattcatTCGTCTTGAATATATGAATCGGcacttgttagtgcattcaggtgtcaaacctcatgagtgtccagattgTGGGCAGAAATTCAGTCAGCTTGGACATATGAAaactcatat ccaaGTTGTTGGTGTAACGTACGGTTAtgatacgttgttgggtagattagatacacagtttttagtgagtttcatattagtagtcctggatacagcagtgtcatcGACATTGAGacagagcttggagcagagcagagagctgaatgTGGCTGGAGTCGTGGGGCTCtacgtgggagagcgttgtagctcgatgcggtaCTAG